A region from the Hippoglossus hippoglossus isolate fHipHip1 chromosome 18, fHipHip1.pri, whole genome shotgun sequence genome encodes:
- the c18h20orf27 gene encoding UPF0687 protein C20orf27 homolog — translation MAAAKKSCAKSGGVRFSEVAPAAGAPSHVHFDEKLHDSVVMVTPEDDGNFMVKVGFLKTQHRYEIVFNLPDVPALGKDVCPAPVPSPHLRITDITPAPEGGLKVTCEYMAQQEGVLCEEVLLLSETNEDVCVKVKVHARVMDRHHGTPMLLEGVRCIGVELEYDSEQSDWQGFD, via the exons ATGGCCGCTGCAAAGAAGA GTTGTGCGAAGTCAGGAGGCGTGCGCTTCTCAGAGGTGGCCCCCGCCGCCGGAGCCCCGTCTCATGTCCACTTCGACGAAAAGCTGCATGACTCCGTTGTCATGGTGACTCCAGAGGATGACGGCAACTTCATGGTCAAG GTCGGCTTCCTGAAGACGCAGCATCGATATGAAATAGTGTTCAACCTGCCCGATGTCCCAGCTCTGGGGAAGGATGTGTGTCCAGCGCCTGTGCCCAGTCCGCACCTCCGCATCACCGACATCACACCTGCACCAGAGG GAGGTCTGAAGGTGACGTGCGAGTACATGGCCCAGCAGGAGGGAGTTCTGTGCgaggaggtgctgctgctgagcgAGACCAACGAGGACGTGTGTGTCAAAGTCAAGGTTCACGCCAGAGTCATGG ATCGTCACCACGGCACCCCCATGCTGCTGGAGGGGGTTCGCTGCATCGGGGTGGAGCTGGAGTACGACTCCGAACAGAGCGACTGGCAGGGATTCGACTGA